One Brassica oleracea var. oleracea cultivar TO1000 chromosome C7, BOL, whole genome shotgun sequence genomic window carries:
- the LOC106301258 gene encoding monogalactosyldiacylglycerol synthase 1, chloroplastic, with amino-acid sequence MQNPSTATTHESASSAFGFLTRLTGLASLNRSPSSNPDGFALSTSNALFFNGTRTLTPRRATRKALASLSLNAKSSAGSSLRRFISEFNSFIRFHCDKVVPESFASVGVSRDESGVGVNETDGVLGEEGLPLSGVEADGPKKVLILMSDTGGGHRASAEAIKAAFNHEFGDEYQVFITDLWTDHTPWPFNQLPRSYNFLVKHGTLWKMTYYGTAPRVIHQSNFAATSTFIAREIAQGLMKYQPDIIISVHPLMQHVPLRVLRSKGLLDKIVFTTVITDLSTCHPTWFHKLVTRCYCPSTEVVKRAQKAGLKTSQIKVYGLPVRPSFVKPVRPKVDLRRELGMDDNLPAVLLMGGGEGMGPIEATARALGDALYDESLGEAVGQVLIICGRNKKLQTRLSSLDWKIPVQVKGFITKMEECMGACDCIITKAGPGTIAEAMIRGLPIILNGYIAGQEAGNVPYVVENGCGEFSKSPIEISKIVAEWFEPRSRQLEIMSQNALRLARPEAVFKIVQDMHELVRQRNRLPQLSCTA; translated from the exons ATGCAAAACCCTTCAACGGCAACAACCCATGAATCAGCATCCTCCGCCTTTGGCTTCCTCACACGTCTCACCGGTTTAGCCTCCCTAAACCGGTCTCCTTCTTCGAACCCAGATGGGTTTGCTCTCTCAACCTCCAATGCATTGTTCTTCAACGGTACACGGACTTTAACCCCCCGGAGAGCAACGCGAAAGGCCCTAGCTTCACTGAGCTTGAACGCTAAGAGCAGTGCAGGCTCGAGTCTCCGTAGGTTTATAAGTGAATTCAATAGCTTTATTAGGTTTCACTGCGATAAGGTTGTTCCCGAGAGCTTCGCCTCCGTTGGGGTTTCGAGAGATGAGAGTGGGGTTGGGGTGAATGAGACCGATGGGGTTTTGGGGGAGGAGGGTTTGCCGTTGAGTGGTGTGGAAGCTGATGGGCCCAAGAAAGTTTTGATTTTGATGAGTGATACTGGTGGTGGTCACAGAGCTTCCGCTGAAGCCATTAAAGCTGCTTTCAATCATGAGTTTGGGGATGAGTACCAG GTGTTTATTACGGATTTGTGGACGGATCACACACCCTGGCCATTCAACCAGCTTCCCAGGAGCTATAATTTCTTGGTGAAACATGGGACTCTTTGGAAAATGACTTACTATGGTACAGCTCCACGCGTTATTCACCAGTCAAATTTTGCAGCAACTTCAACTTTTATCGCCAG GGAAATTGCACAAGGGTTGATGAAATATCAACCAGACATTATTATCAGTGTTCATCCGTTGATGCAACACGTCCCACTTCGTGTCCTTAGATCAAAGGGGCTGCTTGATAAAATCGTCTTCACGACCGTTATTACAGACTTGAGCACTTGCCATCCCACATG GTTTCATAAGCTTGTGACAAGATGTTATTGCCCGTCAACAGAAGTGGTGAAAAGGGCACAGAAGGCCGGACTTAAGACATCACAAATCAAAGTCTATGGCCTTCCTGTTCGACCTTCCTTTGTGAAACCAGTTCGCCCAAAG GTTGATTTGAGAAGGGAACTAGGGATGGATGACAATCTTCCAGCCGTTTTGTTAATGGGAGGAGGTGAAGGAATGGGTCCTATAGAGGCAACAGCAAGAGCTCTTGGAGATGCTTTGTATGACGAGAGTCTTGGTGAAGCAGTTGGTCAGGTTCTTATAATATGTGGACGGAACAAGAAACTGCAAACCAGATTAAGCTCCTTAGATTGGAAAATACCAGTCCAG GTTAAGGGGTTTATAACAAAGATGGAGGAATGCATGGGTGCCTGTGACTGCATCATTACAAAG GCTGGTCCAGGCACTATAGCTGAAGCTATGATAAGAGGGCTACCGATAATCTTAAATGGTTACATTGCTGGTCAA GAGGCAGGGAATGTGCCGTACGTGGTGGAGAACGGATGTGGGGAATTTTCAAAATCACCAATAGAGATATCAAAGATTGTAGCGGAATGGTTTGAACCGCGGTCGAGACAGTTGGAGATAATGTCGCAGAATGCATTGAGGCTGGCTAGACCTGAAGCGGTGTTCAAGATTGTGCAAGACATGCACGAGCTTGTTCGGCAGAGGAACCGTCTTCCTCAGCTCTCTTGCACTGCGTAA
- the LOC106303779 gene encoding lariat debranching enzyme-like isoform X2: MKIAIEGCMHGDLDNVYKTIQHHEQIHNTKVDLLLCCGDFQAVRNEKDMDSLSVPIKYREMKSFWKYYSGQEVAPVPTIFIGGNHEASNYLWELYYGGWAATNIYFLGYAGVVKFGNLRIGGLSGIYKGRDYRSGHYERPPYNQSTIKSVYHVREYDVHKLMQLEEPLDIFLSHDWPVGITDYGDARTLIQQKPFFQEEIEAKTLGSKPAAQLLEKLKPRYWFSAHLHCKFAAAVQHGNDGSVTKFLALDKCGPGKKFLQIIDIESEPGPFEVLYDEEWLAITREFNSVFPLTQRPASFSSAAMDIQESREWVRKKLEERQFKPFEMVKTVPAYNPSQRIFDPIPEIPQNPQTVSLLELLGLPYLLDSSPVTGERTAIPASPVGTEFQTYSEEIPIDDIDEIEDIPEVEGDNIPH; encoded by the exons ATGAAGATAGCTATTGAAGGGTGTATGCATGGAGACCTCGACAATGTGTACAAGACAATCCAACACCACGAACAGATTCACAACACTAAAGTCGATCTCCTCCTCTGCTGCGGCGATTTCCAG GCTGTGAGAAATGAGAAAGACATGGATAGCCTTAGCGTACCTATAAAATACAGAGAGATGAAGTCCTTCTGGAAGTACTACTCCGGCCAAGAAGTCGCCCCCGTTCCCACTATTTTCATCGGTGGGAATCACGAGGCTTCCAACTACTTGTGGGAGCT GTATTATGGAGGTTGGGCTGCCACCAACATCTACTTTCTAGGCTATGCAGGGGTTGTCAAGTTCGGTAATCTGCGAATCGGAGGCCTTTCTGGTATTTACAAGGGGCGAGATTACCGTTCAG GACACTATGAGCGGCCACCATATAACCAAAGCACAATCAAATCAGTCTATCATGTTCGTGAGTACGATGTCCATAAGTTGATGCAACTTGAAGAGCCGCTTGATATATTCCTCTCACACGACTGGCCTGTTGGAATCACTGATTACGGTGACGCAAGAACACTTATTCAGCAAAAACCCTTCTTCCAGGAAGAG ATCGAGGCGAAAACGCTTGGAAGCAAACCAGCGGCTCAGCTGCTAGAGAAACTGAAGCCTCGGTATTGGTTCTCAGCTCACCTACACTGCAAATTCGCTGCTGCCGTTCAACACGGGAACGATGGCTCGGTGACAAAGTTTCTTGCCTTGGATAAATGCGGTCCAGGGAAAAAGTTTCTACAG ATCATTGATATAGAATCAGAGCCTGGACCCTTTGAAGTCTTATACGATGAAGAGTGGCTAGCAATAACACGAGAGTTCAATTCTGTTTTCCCGCTAACACAGAGACCAGCGAGTTTCAG CTCTGCTGCAATGGATATACAAGAGAGCCGAGAGTGGGTGAGGAAGAAGCTAGAGGAAAGGCAATTTAAACCTTTTGAGATGGTAAAGACGGTGCCTGCATATAACCCTTCACAACGTATCTTTGATCCCATACCTG AGATCCCGCAGAATCCTCAGACAGTGTCTTTGTTAGAGCTTCTTGGTCTTCCATATCTGCTTGATTCATCACCGGTAACAGGTGAAAGAACCGCCATCCCTGCTTCACCTGTTGGAACAG AGTTTCAAACTTATAGTGAAGAAATCCCTATTGATGATATTGATGAAATCGAAGATATACCAGAAGTGGAAGGAGATAACATACCACACTAG
- the LOC106303447 gene encoding uncharacterized protein LOC106303447, whose protein sequence is MRTPGRVLKLVTLKAKQANALFWSPTGKHMIIADGLNGKLEFYIVDMLMTMATVENFMAHIKWDPTGRYVVTVVASAVMEDGFYIWSLYGKLLYRTLKELVFQFALRPRPPSLLSEQKEKEVKKNLRPYVERYEEEDKEVLDLLSRQEMEKRRVMEEEWEMWINKWKQLHEEEKLQRLKRILPELISETQSAFVAKRLITDNILVAQEMFHALRTNPSCKEKFIAVKTDMSKAYDRVEWRFMEALLLKFGFDHHWVGLIMKCISSVSYQVLINGEAKGHIMPSRGLRQGDPLSPFLFILCTEVLISHIKHAESSKAITGIKIARENPPISHLLFADDSLFFCRADQPQCEELMRIIDVYGKASGQQLNKSKSSVLFGSKVVASSKQGLKRSLGITREGGMGMYLGMPEKICGSKNQVFSFVQERMNGNINNWSGKLLSRGGKEVQIKSVAQATPTYVMSCYLVPQGICKKLSAAVARFWWSTKENNRGLHWVAWDKICVPIDEGGLGFRDFRDFNLALLAKQVWRLLVYPNSLLARVLKGRYYRHSNPLRTGKAHNPSYGWRSLMAAKHVLEGNLCRTIGTGARTKVWEDVWIPGSPARPARPAQLDYDPDLRVHHLIDFETKQWDEAFISEVIDAVDIPLILDLKISKTGRHDGYVWKHTLSGNYTVKTGYEVAVAQRRNQSDIQVSEPSIRALKTKVWKLKTARKIKHFLWLALSGFVASASKLVERHCGTDTTCQRCGSAVENINHILFECPPALQCWALSDIPSPPGLFPCSSLFVNFDYLLQQASINSSLSESFSMFPWLVWYIWKARNDKCFNGKDISPVDTLQLATQEAIAWKIAQLGEPLEDSDVTTMTQTNQPTGTSSADIWTCQVDGSWSAKEEWMGLGFVLFANEEIILEGQRCCTRAQAPLHAEAESLSWAMKEVTNRGFHRVRFESDCQQLVNIILKEEEWPSMANEIEDIKATATCLQKFELSYISRSLNFRADSLAKGGRSRALRFENVNTLVHQGLAHAAGLNEPV, encoded by the exons ATGCGGACCCCTGGAAGAGTTTTAAAGCTAGTTACTCTTAAGGCCAAGCAGGCCAATGCCCTCTTCTGGTCTCCCACTGGCAAACACATGATCATAGCTGATGGGTTAAATGGCAAGCTTGAGTTTTACATTGTGGATATGCTTATGACTATGGCAACCGTTGAAAACTTCATGGCCCATATCAAGTGGGATCCAACTGGAAG GTACGTTGTAACTGTAGTGGCATCAGCGGTGATGGAGGATGGGTTTTACATTTGGTCCTTGTATGGGAAGCTGCTTTACCGAACACTCAAGGAACTTGTCTTTCAG TTTGCTTTGCGTCCAAGACCACCGTCTTTGTTGTCGGAGCAAAAGGAAAAAGAGGTGAAAAAAAATCTGCGGCCATACGTGGAGAGGTACGAGGAAGAAGACAAAGAAGTCTTGGATTTGTTAAGCAGGCAAGAGATGGAGAAGAGGAGAGTGATGGAAGAAGAATGGGAGATGTGGATAAACAAGTGGAAACAGCTGCACGAGGAAGAGAAACTCCAAAG ATTAAAGAGAATTCTTCCGGAATTGATTTCCGAGACTCAATCAGCCTTTGTGGCTAAGAGACTGATAACCGATAACATACTGGTGGCGCAAGAAATGTTTCATGCTCTTCGAACCAATCCGAGCTGTAAAGAAAAATTCATAGCAGTCAAGACAGATATGAGTAAAGCTTATGATCGAGTGGAATGGAGATTCATGGAGGCCCTGCTGCTGAAGTTTGGATTCGACCATCACTGGGTAGGACTGATAATGAAGTGTATATCCTCAGTCTCCTATCAGGTTCTTATCAACGGGGAGGCAAAAGGTCATATCATGCCATCGCGGGGTTTGCGCCAAGGCGACCCGCTATCCCCTTTCCTTTTTATTCTCTGCACGGAAGTTCTTATATCACATATAAAACATGCAGAATCCTCTAAGGCGATTACGGGTATTAAAATCGCAAGAGAGAATCCCCCAATCTCCCATCTCTTATTCGCGGATGATAGTCTGTTCTTCTGTCGAGCAGATCAACCTCAATGTGAGGAACTGATGCGAATCATTGACGTCTACGGTAAAGCCTCAGGACAACAACTGAACAAATCAAAATCTTCAGTTCTGTTCGGTTCTAAGGTCGTAGCGTCCTCTAAACAAGGTCTGAAAAGATCACTTGGAATAACAAGAGAAGGAGGAATGGGGATGTATCTTGGGATGCCCGAAAAGATATGTGGCTCAAAGAATCAAGTCTTTTCATTTGTTCAAGAGAGGATGAATGGAAACATCAACAACTGGTCGGGTAAACTACTTTCACGAGGAGGGAAAGAGGTGCAAATAAAGTCCGTAGCACAAGCTACACCGACCTACGTGATGTCATGCTACCTTGTACCTCAAGGGATTTGTAAAAAACTATCCGCTGCTGTGGCGAGATTCTGGTGGAGCACAAAAGAAAATAATAGAGGCCTCCATTGGGTGGCTTGGGATAAAATATGTGTTCCAATAGATGAAGGGGGTCTTGGCTTCAGAGATTTTCGAGATTTCAACCTTGCACTGTTAGCAAAGCAGGTATGGCGACTCCTTGTGTATCCTAACTCTCTCCTAGCGCGCGTCCTCAAAGGACGGTATTACCGGCACTCGAACCCTTTGAGAACAGGGAAAGCTCATAACCCATCCTACGGCTGGCGCAGTTTGATGGCGGCTAAGCATGTGCTTGAAGGAAACCTATGCAGAACAATTGGAACGGGAGCGAGGACAAAGGTATGGGAGGACGTCTGGATCCCAGGATCTCCGGCTAGACCGGCACGCCCAGCTCAGCTGGACTATGATCCGGACCTAAGAGTGCATCACCTTATAGATTTTGAAACGAAGCAGTGGGATGAGGCCTTCATCTCTGAGGTGATAGATGCAGTAGATATTCCATTGATCCTTGACTTAAAAATAAGCAAGACAGGACGTCATGACGGCTATGTCTGGAAGCATACGTTATCGGGGAACTATACTGTGAAAACTGGATACGAAGTTGCAGTGGCACAGAGGAGAAACCAGAGTGATATCCAGGTTTCCGAACCAAGTATACGGGCTCTAAAGACGAAGGTATGGAAACTGAAGACTGCGAGGAAGATAAAGCACTTTCTCTGGCTAGCTTTATCGGGCTTTGTAGCTTCTGCAAGTAAGCTCGTAGAAAGACACTGCGGTACAGACACAACATGTCAGCGATGCGGATCAGCAGTGGAAAACATCAACCACATTCTCTTTGAATGTCCACCAGCTCTACAATGCTGGGCACTGTCTGATATCCCTTCACCTCCGGGGCTTTTCCCGTGCTCATCTTTGTTTGTGAATTTCGACTATCTTCTTCAACAAGCGTCCATAAACTCTAGCCTGTCCGAGTCCTTCTCGATGTTCCCTTGGCTAGTATGGTATATATGGAAGGCGAGAAATGATAAGTGTTTTAACGGCAAAGACATATCACCGGTCGATACACTCCAGCTAGCTACTCAGGAAGCCATAGCATGGAAAATAGCTCAGCTGGGAGAACCTCTGGAGGACTCAGATGTGACAACGATGACGCAAACAAACCAACCTACGGGAACGTCTTCGGCAGACATCTGGACCTGTCAAGTGGATGGATCCTGGTCGGCTAAAGAAGAATGGATGGGGCTAGGCTTTGTGTTATTTGCAAATGAGGAGATTATCTTAGAAGGACAGAGGTGCTGCACTCGCGCACAAGCACCACTTCACGCCGAAGCGGAGAGCCTAAGCTGGGCTATGAAAGAGGTCACGAACCGCGGATTCCATCGAGTAAGATTTGAATCTGACTGTCAGCAGCTGGTCAACATCATCCTAAAAGAGGAGGAATGGCCTTCAATGGCGAATGAAATAGAAGACATAAAAGCTACTGCTACATGCCTTCAAAAATTTGAGTTATCTTATATATCTCGTTCTTTAAACTTCCGTGCGGACTCCTTAGCTAAGGGAGGACGATCACGTGCTTTGAGATTTGAGAATGTAAACACTTTGGTTCATCAAGGGCTCGCTCATGCAGCAGGCCTAAACGAACCAGTTTGA
- the LOC106303779 gene encoding lariat debranching enzyme-like isoform X1 has protein sequence MKIAIEGCMHGDLDNVYKTIQHHEQIHNTKVDLLLCCGDFQAVRNEKDMDSLSVPIKYREMKSFWKYYSGQEVAPVPTIFIGGNHEASNYLWELYYGGWAATNIYFLGYAGVVKFGNLRIGGLSGIYKGRDYRSGHYERPPYNQSTIKSVYHVREYDVHKLMQLEEPLDIFLSHDWPVGITDYGDARTLIQQKPFFQEEIEAKTLGSKPAAQLLEKLKPRYWFSAHLHCKFAAAVQHGNDGSVTKFLALDKCGPGKKFLQIIDIESEPGPFEVLYDEEWLAITREFNSVFPLTQRPASFSSAAMDIQESREWVRKKLEERQFKPFEMVKTVPAYNPSQRIFDPIPEIPQNPQTVSLLELLGLPYLLDSSPVTGERTAIPASPVGTDAMCIAEFQTYSEEIPIDDIDEIEDIPEVEGDNIPH, from the exons ATGAAGATAGCTATTGAAGGGTGTATGCATGGAGACCTCGACAATGTGTACAAGACAATCCAACACCACGAACAGATTCACAACACTAAAGTCGATCTCCTCCTCTGCTGCGGCGATTTCCAG GCTGTGAGAAATGAGAAAGACATGGATAGCCTTAGCGTACCTATAAAATACAGAGAGATGAAGTCCTTCTGGAAGTACTACTCCGGCCAAGAAGTCGCCCCCGTTCCCACTATTTTCATCGGTGGGAATCACGAGGCTTCCAACTACTTGTGGGAGCT GTATTATGGAGGTTGGGCTGCCACCAACATCTACTTTCTAGGCTATGCAGGGGTTGTCAAGTTCGGTAATCTGCGAATCGGAGGCCTTTCTGGTATTTACAAGGGGCGAGATTACCGTTCAG GACACTATGAGCGGCCACCATATAACCAAAGCACAATCAAATCAGTCTATCATGTTCGTGAGTACGATGTCCATAAGTTGATGCAACTTGAAGAGCCGCTTGATATATTCCTCTCACACGACTGGCCTGTTGGAATCACTGATTACGGTGACGCAAGAACACTTATTCAGCAAAAACCCTTCTTCCAGGAAGAG ATCGAGGCGAAAACGCTTGGAAGCAAACCAGCGGCTCAGCTGCTAGAGAAACTGAAGCCTCGGTATTGGTTCTCAGCTCACCTACACTGCAAATTCGCTGCTGCCGTTCAACACGGGAACGATGGCTCGGTGACAAAGTTTCTTGCCTTGGATAAATGCGGTCCAGGGAAAAAGTTTCTACAG ATCATTGATATAGAATCAGAGCCTGGACCCTTTGAAGTCTTATACGATGAAGAGTGGCTAGCAATAACACGAGAGTTCAATTCTGTTTTCCCGCTAACACAGAGACCAGCGAGTTTCAG CTCTGCTGCAATGGATATACAAGAGAGCCGAGAGTGGGTGAGGAAGAAGCTAGAGGAAAGGCAATTTAAACCTTTTGAGATGGTAAAGACGGTGCCTGCATATAACCCTTCACAACGTATCTTTGATCCCATACCTG AGATCCCGCAGAATCCTCAGACAGTGTCTTTGTTAGAGCTTCTTGGTCTTCCATATCTGCTTGATTCATCACCGGTAACAGGTGAAAGAACCGCCATCCCTGCTTCACCTGTTGGAACAG ATGCCATGTGTATTGCAGAGTTTCAAACTTATAGTGAAGAAATCCCTATTGATGATATTGATGAAATCGAAGATATACCAGAAGTGGAAGGAGATAACATACCACACTAG